One segment of Salvelinus fontinalis isolate EN_2023a chromosome 12, ASM2944872v1, whole genome shotgun sequence DNA contains the following:
- the tcp11l1 gene encoding T-complex protein 11-like protein 1 — translation MPKDSDKPGGGEDRTDSSEQSHSKRVRRGTPSPHKGNTPQSSPPRFVSVEELMETAKGVTNMALAHEIVVNNDFQVKPSEPAEGSLEKRVKEIMHKAFWDVLEAQLSENPPSYNHAIKLLAEIKETLLSFLLPGHGRLRGRIEEVLDLSLIQQQAENGALDISKVVEFVIGMMGSLCAPSRDEEIRKLREITDLVPLLKAIFPVMDKMKLDMANFAVSSIRPHLLQQSVEYERKKFQEFVEKQPNALDFTEKWLQDSAKCVLHEDQAGGAGSLPTPLAVHNHAYLRLLKWNHASDPFPETLLMDQVRFQEMQQDLEQLVLVASVLLIVYNTTGEAISGLPGLMDRLKRTIGVLLTEMHMPSFSADEALATIGERMCVELSGCLSEHGFSPFSTNRQSILKGQISAVTLPDNAIRRLIGSRIQTYLLAFLESSHRSAPTLPGGLAPVSKELEEIAMKFGRLVHFNKLVYSPFYQKILQEIVQEGESHDT, via the exons ATGCCCAAGGACTCTGACAAACCtgggggtggagaggacagaACTGACTCCTCTGAACAGTCCCATAGTAAGAGAGTCCGGAGAGGCACACCTAGTCCTCACAAAGGGAACACCCCACAAT CCAGCCCACCAAGATTTGTGTCAGTGGAGGAGCTCATGGAGACGGCGAAAGGTGTGACCAACATGGCCCTGGCCCATGAGATCGTAGTGAATAATGACTTCCAGGTGAAGCCCTCAGAGCCAGCAGAAGGAAG TTTGGAAAAAAGAGTGAAGGAAATTATGCATAAAGCATTCTGGGACGTTCTAGAGGCACAACTGAGTGAGAACCCGCCATCATATAATCACGCCATCAAACTTCTTGCTGAGATCAAAGAG ACTCTGCTGTCCTTTCTGCTTCCGGGTCATGGTCGGTTGAGGGGGCGAATTGAGGAGGTGCTAGACCTCTCTCTGATCCAGCAGCAGGCAGAGAACGGAGCTCTGGACATCAGTAAGGTGGTTGAGTTTGTCATTGGTATGATGGGTTCACTCTGCGCTCCGAGCCGGGATGAGGAAATCCGGAAGCTTCGGGAAATCACAGATCTTGTGCCTCTGTTAAA GGCGATATTTCCAGTGATGGATAAAATGAAACTTGATATGGCCAATTTTGCCGTCAGCAGTATCCGACCCCACCTCCTGCAGCAATCCGTGGAGTACGAACGGAAGAAATTCCAGGAGTTTGTTGAAAAACAACCCA ACGCCTTAGactttactgagaagtggcttcaaGACTCTGCTAAATGTGTACTTCATGAAGATCAAGCGGGTGGGGCGGGTAGTTTACCCACTCCTCTCGCTGTGCACAACCATGCTTACCTGCGTCTGCTTAAATGGAACCACGCATCTGATCCTTTCCCTGAG ACTCTTCTCATGGACCAGGTGCGTTTCCAGGAAATGCAGCAGGACTTGGAGCAGCTGGTTCTGGTGGCGTCTGTGCTACTCATAGTGTACAACACCACGGGAGAGGCCATCTCAGGCCTGCCAGGCCTTATGGACAGACTGAAGAGGACCATCGGGGTTCTGCTCACAGAGATGCACATGCC GTCTTTCAGTGCAGATGAAGCCTTGGCTACCATTGGAGAGAGGATGTGTGTGGAGCTAAGTGGATGTCTGTCTGAACATGGCTTCTCCCCGTTCTCCACCAACCGGCAGAGCATTCTAAAAGGCCAGATCTCGGCTGTTACTCTCCCAGACAACGCCATCCGCAGGCTTATAG GCTCCCGCATCCAGACTTACCTGCTTGCCTTCCTGGAGTCCAGTCACAGGAGTGCTCCAACCCTGCCAGGGGGCCTAGCTCCAGTCAGCAAAGAGCTGGAAGAGATTGCCATGAAGTTTGGCCGTCTGGTCCACTTCAACAAGTTGGTTTATTCCCCTTTCTACCAAAAGATCCTTCAGGAGATTGTGCAAGAAGGAGAAAGTCATGACACCTAG